The genomic region TAGGTGGCTAGAATTTATCCATGTATCTTTTTCCTATAAATGAGAAAGCAATTGACACTACTAGTTATTATATAAAAGAACATGAACTTTTCAAAATGCCATTATTGTCGAAATAGGaatcaaattaaataatttaaatgtAACGCCGCCTAACCTATGATATGTATTCAGTCTCCACCTAATCAAACTTTCCACTCCAAACCTAGAGATTAGAAATAAAAGATACATTGGGTGGATGAGATTGAAGCTAAAGCTAGCTAATAAGAACATTTTAATTTATACTATAAAAGTAAATACATACGGATCAAATATATGGCCATGTATTAATTCGTGTGACAATGTCtaatgaagaaattaaaaaaatgcttCCCTCCTTCCGCAGCCAATGACCCTTAATGGTGGTAGAAGAACGAAATTATACggatgggaaaaaaaaatcctcaaaGTGGAACTTGATGTAGAGTGATGCAGATTGCCACTCAATAAAAACACCCACCAATTCACTGACCTATATGCAAAGGCCAAGCAACTATACCCTTCGTTAAAAGGAATGGATTTGTTAATTATACAATAAAGTAAAAGATACCACACatatgaattaattattaaGCAAAAGCAATTTTAATATCTGACCATtttatcatcaaggtctaattAGGTCCATTATTCAATTTTAGGGGACCATGGTCGTCTCACACACACATTGTGTTGACCTCTAATGGTAAAACACATAGCTTCTTGTGATATAtagagaaataaaatatataagttcCAATGACCTAAAAATTGAGTTCTAACCTTTAATTGTATAGCGCAAATTTGGAACTTACGTGATTAATCCAATTACTGTGCTGGTACAATATGTTTGGAATGTCTTGTGTAGAACAAATGTTGGTGACtattgtgattttttatttattttttaatgtaaactAATTTGCATTTGGGACCATATACGTATATGTTGATCAATTGTATTTGAGAAAAGTATTGAACGTATTCCGTTGTGCTTACGGATCAATAGTGTCTTGTCATGCAAGAAGTTTTTCTTAGCGAAGAATGAAGAACCGATCGAGAGGCATTaggaaaccctaaccctaaaaccGAACTCTTGGTCTTGGGCATCTggaaaccctaaacctaaaaacaaaacacttGGTATTGGCTGGGCCAGGTTACATGTGTCcgtatataaattaataattgcCCACGACCTTTAGTGGAAAAATTCAGGCCATATTTTATTGTCTGCCCTATTATTGAACGATAAAACCTACAAACCCCGTACGTCATCACCACCCAACGGATATTCATATATTTATCCCAATCCCTTCCAAACCCTCCACCACAACAATCTATtacagagagaaagagggggagagagagagagagagagagaccgaaCAAAGTTAAGAACAAATGGCCGAAGAATGCGGTGTTGCaatctcttcttcctctgcgCGGCTAACGCAACAAAATTGGTGGGATCTTGTCAGCTCTACCAACCCATGGCAGCAGCAGCTAAACCAGAAGTACTCCAACTCTAGTAATAATTGTGATGATCTTGATCAGGATGTTTCAAACTCCAGTACTTCCTTTACCAATGCCTCCAACCACTCAAGCTTCAGTGTCGACTCCTCTCGCATAATGCTTGTTGATCAGCGTTCTGCTTCTTCCAACGACGACCTAATTAATGGCGAACAGGTTTCTGAGAATCATATTTGGAACCATGTTCTATTGTAAGTAACTCTAATTTTTCCCTAACATATTTTATTACTAATTAGCTAGTAATTAGAAGAGTTATATAATCTCAGATAAAACTTGaaccatccattttttttccttacatATATAGCAGGGTTTCGACCCTTGAGCCTAGCCTATCCTACCTATCACCTTACCTACCCTCACAACTGGGCTAATCCCAGAAAAACTTGAGCCGTGTCTATATATATGTGCATCTTTATACATTTAGGCATATATACGGTAATTAatttaagttttgaatgaacCATGAATGCAGAAACGCTAATGCAAACCATGATTTAAGCGACGATGATCATGGTGTTGGAGAGAACTTCCTAGATGCACTATCATCCAAGAGCTTGTCAACTCATCATGTTATGTACAATGAGCCTGCTTGTGAGGACTTGAAGAAGTTGGACAACAATAGTACTTGGGAGTTCATAAACTCAGCTGCCTCCaatttcaacaattttgaaAAGCAAATAAATGGAGGATTCATGGACAACAACATGAATATTAGTATTGAGAAAGAAAGGTTAACCAAGATGTCTAATCAAGTCAGCACCTGGTCCATTGCAACCCCAGAACCACAAGTAGTACTCAACAATATGCCTCCTCATCAAATAATGGATCAAGATAATAAACTTTGTTCTACTATCCTTCATCATGATCGTCAGTACTCACAACCAAATCTCTGTCATTTAAAGCCACAACCGTTTTTTAATGATTCCACATCGTCATGCAATCCTCAGATGGGAATTACAAATAGAAACTCCGGATCCAGTTTATTTTCGTGTTACAGCAGTCAAATTATGAAGGTAGATGATCAGAATCATGGACACCATAATGGCATTGAACATCAGATTGGCCTCAACAACGCAATGGCTGCATATAATCATACTAGCAAGTACTTCAATGGAAATGGATCACTACTGTCGGATTCTTATTATTCTTCATCCACTAGTACTACTGCTGCCAGAAATTTAGCAGATGTTGGATCTTTTACGAGTCAATTAGGAAATAAACCCTTGATTGACCTTCATGCTCCTAAGTCTTGTTTCAAATCTTTCAACTCTTCTGATCATTCTAAGAAGCAAACCCTGCAAACTTCTTCGTCGGTAAGCTCAatatttagttaatttaatttttttgttgagcGATATCTTAACTGAAGCTCATcgtatattatatatgtatatataattgaatGAGTAGTGAAAGAGGACAGGTTCTAATTgcatgtgtatatataatacACGCAGACAAGAATGAGTAGTGGAAGAGGACAGGGAATTGCAAAtgaaggaaagaagaaaagaacggACGACACATCATCAGAAACAGTCGTGAAAAAGCCTAAGCAAGAAACTTCTACAGGATCATCTACAAAGGTACTCTAAcatgcaaaataaaaaaggcAAAAGACAAGAAATCATGCTTGATCGTTAATTGATAAAATAACCTTTTCTTatgaaattattaattaatgtcTCTGATCAACAGATTCAGGCACCAAAAGTCAAGCTTACGGACAGAATCACGGCCCTTCAACCAATCGTGTCTCCGTTTGGAAAGGTGAGCGGAAAGCAGCCACACAAGAAAACCTGCTAATTAATTCATTTCAACTGGATTAATTTAGATGTTTCATTCCTTTAACTGATCATCGTATTTGGCATATTTTAAATTATCATAATTTGGTTACATTTCAGACCGATACAGCATCAGTACTATATGAAGCGATTCAGTACATTAAGTTCATGCAAGACCAAGTGCACATGGTATATATATTATCATATCTCTTTTTAACTCTGTCCattataaataattttattttctaactaATAAGAAGTTAATAATACCAGCATAGAATTAATCTACATTTCCATAATTTTTTTGCAGCTATTGAATAGCCCTTATTTGAAGACAAATTCACCAAAGGTATATACACatgcttatatatatacatatatatatatatatgtatatagacacacacacacacacacacacacactttcttTTGCTAATTATTTAATGCTATTTTATTTAGGATCCATGGACGATGGATAGAAAAGATTACAAGGGGGACACAAAGGTTGATCTCAAGAGCAAAGGCCTATGTTTGGTGCCTGTTTCATGTACCCCTCAAGTTTATCGTGAAAATACAGGATCAGACCATTGGACACCAACATATAGAGGATGTTTGTATAGATAATTAACAAAGTGCATATATGATACTTTTGAttaaatatatatgtttcatattttcttatggTCAATGTAATAATTTTAATCTAGAAAAAATGTGGTCAGTGCATGTTTATATCTTCTAAAAAGAATgggaattatatatatatatatatttcttttgtaTTATGGCTTTGGCCTAATTAAAGTGCCATGCAGCTGCTGGAAGTCAACGGTTCATTCTTTCCGGTCAcacattcttcttcttttcactCTCTTCATGATCATCAGTTTTTGTAAAATTCTAATATCACATGCAAAATGACCAATGAAAGTTTATAACCATAGCTGCTTCAACTGTTCAACACTGAGTTATTCTAAGTCGACCGTAATTGATACATACACATTACAAATGAGAGTTTCGAATCCTAAGTTTCTAGTTGTTCTACTCCCACCCATTATCCTACTCATCCTCACCACCATTATTAGGCTAAACCTAATTatttatgtgtgtatatatattatctttggagaatgaatgtacGTGAAATACATTTCTATATTGCATGTTTTAATGGAGAAGAGATTCATAAAGATTCATGATGCATGACCAAACCTTGTATTATATATTCTCCTTTTCTTGAAATGATCAACTGAGTGAAAAAGAGAACGTAGCTCAGTATactaagtgtcataatacaattggttgaaaattgttttattatcttcacccaaaaaaaaaaaatatttattacacGTGATGTACCGTGTCGTGTTCATGacatattgaaaattttctcgaGGAGTATTAGTACTTACAAATTGAAATGCTTGCAAGGAAGTCGCTCACTTTGCTTTTGTCCTCAGCGCATCTCATGAAATTATGTACAAGCAATGTAAATAGTACTTTCCAAAaccataatttcataaatttgaaTCCCGACAAATTTTAATTCCAGAAGCAAAATTGACAAGGGGAAAAAGTGAATCCAACGAAGCAAAATTGGTTTAGGGAAAGATGAGCATACAGTGCAGAACTCGTAGTGGTAGTGGTGCACTTAAACATGCTATTTTGGTGCTCCTCTCAATCAAAACGATGGTAGACTATATTTATGGTCTAccttagaaagaaagaaactaaTATGCATGATGTGCTTCCTTCCCAGTTTCTCCTCAAACCACTCAAAACCTCATCATACTTTATTAACAAAATCGCAGAAAACACTGTTTTTAGTAGTATTCCAATCATTATCGACTTTGACGAGTCATTTTTGAAGACCCAAGTGGAATACTTCGATGAGGTTCAACGGATTGTAATATCATaaagaatatgtagtttaattagttaaaagcGTTTGTTCTAGATGAGGTAATTTTCTTAAATTCCCTTCTCATGTTATATGCTTGTATTCCCATCCCAATACTGCATGTATCAAAATAGCGTAATACTAACTCGTAGTTACCTAAATCATGGACGCAGAAAAAGGAGTACAGATCCTTtccgaataaaaaaaaaattgagctaATGATCAAATGATAgagaccgttgaaatttgatccaacggctacaaatagggaccgttctaaaagttataataattataaccgttaaaatttgatttaacggtcCAGATTATTTGATCcttaagttcaatttttttagttcCGAAGAGCATTTGTACTCCGGAAAAAGAATGTTGCGATTTATACTAAGGCACTATTGTAAAATTTGACCGCATGATGATATACTTAAAACACTATAGATCAATGTTCTTTTTTCTCAAGGACAAGCCCAAACTGGCTTTGATTCATAGATAAAAGCCCTAAGTCATGTCCAAATTTCTGAACTATGGTAGGCCCATCAATTAGTATCTGGCTTTGAAGTTAGCCCAATGAATTACACTTTGTTGTAACTTATTTGAATTTTACACAATCGAAGCACTCTCGGGCTACATGATCATTTTTTGTTCCAACAAACATGAGATGATGTTTAGTTATAAAAAAGTTAAGGTTTTATTATAAAATCTATTAATAATTTGTGAAGTAATTTAACACTAGAAATATTGCCCACGCGTTGTTGAGGGATTAAAAATCGtatgaaaaaaatgtttcaaaactataatatattgttacacAATGTTAATGTTATCTACACCGAAAGATGTTTGAACTTATTGAAAGAATTTTTACATGAAGAGCATAAATTGGATGAATGAGGCTCTTGAAATTCTTTGAACCACTCTGAATAGCATTACCTGTGAATGATTGATTGtgtaacaaaaattagtaaaagaGTATAATAGATGAAACTTTCTTATGTATAATTCAAACTTCTACACATTTATCCATACTTTACAAATTGTTAGAAACTGCTAAGATAACAATTGTTATCACATAATTGGTATGCTATTAAACATAATGAATtccatgaaacaaaaaaaatgatatgcAATTTTAACTTACGATGCTAAAGAAGCTCTATAAGAGTAGCTGGGTCCTCTGTTTTATCCATCAAAGGCATTGCAACTGTAGATCCTGAAAACTATAAAAATCCATCTAGTCAAGAGAGAAAATTCAATAGTTATGGGTAAAGTGAATATGGAACCACGAATGTAAGATATACTTGACAAATTTGCAAATTCATTACAATTTCAATTGAATTTCTCGCTTAAAAATCTTAATCTACAAAACCAAATTAGTTTTATCAAACaacattcaaaaataaaatccaataAAGGAAAATATCAATTGAATAACCTGAATAAGTGGAAGCATTCATACCTCAATTTAATTTTCAGCTTAATTTTGTTGCTTAAAAATTATGGTCTGCAAAACCAAATCAGTTTTATCAACAATAAGGTATCAATTTATGAAAGCAAAGACAACACATAAAAAGAACATTAAAACTGGAAACCAAGTCGTGATACTTCACCATTTGACATAGAAATTTTATCTTGCCTACATACACTGAAATCATTTTTTGTATCTATACACTGATAATTTGAGATTCAATATGGAAAAATTAATCATGACCATTCCtctctttttaaattttcagggaaaatttgaaccacaaacaaccaaaaaacccaaataaattTAACAGCAAAGAGATGAAGTATATACTTGACCCAAAAATGACTTGCAAGCTCcagaataaaaccctaaaagacaccaaaatctaaaatatatatatatatatatatatatatatatatatatatataattcccACATATTCAACTTTCACACTATAGAAAACACAACTtcacaatattaaaaaataaataaataaatttgttgcaGAAAATGCTAAAAGGAAAAAACTGAAATTATTTACCTTGAGCATAAACGGCTTCGAAGGTGCACATAGAAGCCCCAAAAAACGAAGAGCAAAGTGTcctgaaacaaaaaaagagTTGCAAATCATACAACCAAACGACAGTTCCAAGGATATaaacaaaacaccaaaaattacaaaaaactaaatTCCAAAAAACATAGAGCATCGTGTTCTGAAacgaaaaacacaaacaaatcatACACCCAGACATCGGATCTAACAATATAAAGAAAACACCCagaattagaaggaaaaaaaatcatacaaaaatcCCACTTGAACATGgaaaactacaaaaataaaaattaaaaagcaatACTTTAAAGGTTAAAAAAACTCACCACCAAACAGAGGTGGACCTTGGAGATAACAAATCCACCCTGATAAAATCCAAAAACCAATAAAATCAGTACTGACCCAGGGATTTTAAACGGAAGATGCAGCaactatttatttttccaaGGGTTTTAAACGCAAGAAATTTGCACAGATGATTTGGctaagaaaaatgagaaagatgaGAAGATCAGCAACCAAAGGTTAAGAAAAGGAAAGTAACTGGAAACTGAAGGAGATTTGGAGAGATGCAATTGAAGAGAACTTATCCACGATGATCGACGCGTGGCAAAACAGTGGAGAACGCATGGGAAGACtgtgcaaaagaagaaaagcaacGGGCAAGCTGGCATCAAACAGGGGCAAACATGTtccagatttttgtttttttaattatattttggtgGCAAGGCATGCATCATTGCTGCCAGGTGTGATGAGGTaaggtttttttaattattttttggtggaAATGCATGTACCATTGCTGCCAGTGTGGATTAGGTAAGGATAAAACGCTGGAATCGAAGAGAGAGTCGGATGGCTacacaaaaagtaaaataaaagagGGAGTCAGAATGGAAAAAAAAGATACCCAGGATGATCAACACGTGGCCAAAGAGTGAAAGAATTCCGAAGAAAAGAAGGATAACAGTAAGGGTCTCTCCAACGCAcgaagaaagggagagaaacGGAAGAAAGCAAAGAAGCCAGGGGCAGATCCGTCCGGACACTATTGCTGAACAGTGCCAGAAACCAactgggttttagtatatataatttcataaacTCTTATATGGTTTGGTTCTCACTAGTGTAGAGCCAAATAATGAAAGAGCTTATAAAATATTGAGCTATTCCCGTATTACTAATTAGTTTTATAATAAAACTTTAACTTTTTTCGTAGTAACGTGCTTAATTAAAAAATCAGTCAAATTACTTTTATGTGTAGCCCCCTAACAACACATGCTCCACATCATCTAATTTATATTGTTCACTTGCTTAATTTAGTCAAACCTATACTGAAACAGAATCCATTTAAAAGCCTAAACTTTGGAACCAGTTCCCCTCTAGATTCATATATGCTAAGCAGACAgaccgttaaaatttgatcaaataagtacaattattataattttaaaggatcttatttgtagctgttgaattaaatttcaactaTGAGATTATCTGCTCAGCAGCTCTATTTTATTGCACCCGAAGGATCCAGCTCCCTAAACTTTAACTCGTTTATCACTTGACGAACCCTTAAATTAAATTACTCTTAATTAACCAAGCATCCCGAAAATTATGGCGGTCTTTGGCTTCCTTTCTTCCCGTTTGCACTCCCAAAGTAGAGGAAGCTCCCAATCCCAAAGATCGTCCTTCCTTTCGTCTTCAGTGACTCACCGCCGACCTTCTCTTGTACTGCTACTTAATTAGTAACGCTACAACTCACTCCCTCCTAatttgcaattagggttttcCATTGCCCCCCTTTCCGTCATTTTTTTGACACCGCTTACATGAAGCGCGGGTTCGACGATTTCGAAATCTCCGACGAGGACTGGGAGGAGCACTCCTCCGCCTTCAAGCCCTCCCGCGTCCTCAAGAAGCCTCGCACCCCGACTCCGCGCCCAATCGAGTCCTTCGCCTTCCGATCATCCCCCAAGCCCCAACAACTCTACGACGAAGATGAAGACTCCGATTGCGTCGAGATTAAACCCGAAACGGAGGACGACGATTCCGATTGTGTCGTGATTAAGGACGAATTGGAGGACGACGACGCCGACGACGTCCCGGAGGCTAGGACGGTCAATCGTGGCCGTCGGTTCGTAGTCGAGGACGAGGATAGCGATGGGGATTGGGCTAATATTGAGTCAACGAGTGAGGAAGAGGAGGATGCGGTAGAGGAGTTGGAGGACGACGACGTCGTTGGGAAAGCTTTGCAGAAGTGTGCCAAAATATCGGCGGATTTGAGAAAGGAGCTCCATGGGTCGTCGGCTCCGGCGGTGTCTGATAGGTACGCCGAAGTGGAAGCTGCCTCTGTGAGGATTGTCAATCAGGTGCCTTTTCTTACTTTTACTGAACTTCTTGTGGTATGAATCTCATGGAGTTGGAGAGCCCTTTTACTCGTTCTTAATTGggttttaaaaaatttggtatgcctttgtttccaatttatttaaaaaatgaggaaaaTTTACAGGTGAATAGAATGTGGCTGTATAAAAGTTTGGTTCTTGTGtgaaggttttgttttgttttttgttatgtGTTGCGAGGTCCTCATAAGCAAAAAGTTGGCTTCTTGTTGCTGGTGTCGGTATCAACTTTCAATTGGATTGGCAAGTGATGGTTACTGATTTATTGTTGTAGGATGACATTATTGAGGCATGTAGGTCTGAGGATTCCAATTTTCAACCGATTCTCAAGCCGTACCAGTTGGTTGGTGTTAACTTTCTTCTTCTGCTGTATCAGAAGGGTATTGGCGgaggtacttttttttttttgttatcagTCAGCATAATTTTGATTTTACTTCTACATTAGACAGTACATAAATGAATTTGGTTCCCTCTGTGAAAATGTATGACCGTAATGAATTTTGATTCTCTAGATTCTGATTAGTACAAGATCTTAAAATGTGTGACTAATATTTTAGGGAATTGAtattagtactccaaaaatctcatttggcactcctcacaagtgtatttttctttctaaatatagaaagtttggagtgccaaatgagatttttggagtgccattAACAATTCCCATATTTTGTTGCCGAATGGAATTTCATTAGTCATTGTATGATTCTGAAATGTCAATATTAAATGCTCTTAGATGACAATGACaatgaagcagaagaagaatcGATTTTTGAATTAATTCTCATCTACTTGTATGCTAAATTGCATGATTCTGAAATGTTAAGATTGATATTCTTAGATAATAATAGagcaatgaagaagaagaattgctTTTTGAACTGATTCTCATCTACTTGTATGCTTGTATGATGCTCAAAGAATATATACATGCTAGAATGGTACCAAACAACTTGACTTTCAGGTTAAGATTTTCACGCTGTGAGAGCAGAGAATAACTTAAACCATAGTAAGCTTAAGCCCACTTGATGTAAATTGAAATAGGGCATTCAGTAACTGGGAAACGGCTTTGAGATTGAAGTTCCTATAAGAAGTTTTATATTTAAGTGACTTTGTTTAAGTagataaaaattgtttttaaattgaaatagGGCGTTCATTAAGGGTAACTGGGAAACGGCTGTGAGACTGAAGTTTCTATAAGAAGTTTTATATTTAAGTGGCTTCAtgtaacaacaacaacaaagctttatcccactaagtgaTTTAGGTTAAGTAGATGAAAATTGTTTCAATCTTCTTGTGAACAATTAATCCTCAGTTTCTTTTGATTCATTGTTATGaattttttcttgtttatgGTTTCTTGATATTTGGTGGTTTGCATCTATCATTATGATTTCAAAGTCCTTGTGATGAAAATGTGGTATAGATAACTTTAGCATGATGTTATTCAGAGAGACCTtgaatttgggaatttttttaaTGCCATTACTTCAGTAGAGTCAAAATTTGGAGCAGTGGCATGTAGTCTTATTAGTGGCCTGGTTGGTCAATGGAGCGATGATAATGCGGTACTTTCTAGTATTTCAAGTGTGAATGTCTGGAAAGTTAAAAGAAGATGTTTTTGATAGGgtcacaaaatttgtttgtttcacAACTGACTT from Pyrus communis chromosome 4, drPyrComm1.1, whole genome shotgun sequence harbors:
- the LOC137730681 gene encoding transcription factor bHLH68-like, translated to MAEECGVAISSSSARLTQQNWWDLVSSTNPWQQQLNQKYSNSSNNCDDLDQDVSNSSTSFTNASNHSSFSVDSSRIMLVDQRSASSNDDLINGEQVSENHIWNHVLLNANANHDLSDDDHGVGENFLDALSSKSLSTHHVMYNEPACEDLKKLDNNSTWEFINSAASNFNNFEKQINGGFMDNNMNISIEKERLTKMSNQVSTWSIATPEPQVVLNNMPPHQIMDQDNKLCSTILHHDRQYSQPNLCHLKPQPFFNDSTSSCNPQMGITNRNSGSSLFSCYSSQIMKVDDQNHGHHNGIEHQIGLNNAMAAYNHTSKYFNGNGSLLSDSYYSSSTSTTAARNLADVGSFTSQLGNKPLIDLHAPKSCFKSFNSSDHSKKQTLQTSSSTRMSSGRGQGIANEGKKKRTDDTSSETVVKKPKQETSTGSSTKIQAPKVKLTDRITALQPIVSPFGKTDTASVLYEAIQYIKFMQDQVHMLLNSPYLKTNSPKDPWTMDRKDYKGDTKVDLKSKGLCLVPVSCTPQVYRENTGSDHWTPTYRGCLYR